The genomic stretch TCGCGTTAAAATGTTgcacaatattttgaaatagtattGATCGCAAtgatcacaatatttttttatttactgacgacagaaaaaaaatataatcaagaaaatagtttataagTATAGAACTATGAAAAAATTCAGAAATCAAGTAAcgaagcaaaaataaatattcatacagaTAATAATTAGTTCTCGCCTTGACCGAATTTAAAGCTATGGCATTCTCATTCACTTCGCTTCAAGTTCATGAGTGCTTTACTTTCCAATCATTCGCTCGTCCGTCTTTCAAAAATATTCCGTGTGCCGTGGTGATAACGATAcgattgaattttatttataaagcgaCTCGAAAACGACTAATATCTACGCGTTAAAAAGTATTATCTTAGTGGTGACGACCGATAGCACGTGAAATTGTTTCAGTTTCAgtgaataaaaacattacataatgCCGCTGCTGAGATTGACAACTGGCACTTTCGGCCAGCTACGCACTTTCGCGACGTCACCGGCCCTGGGCAAGAGAGTGAAGACCTTCGCGGTCTACCGCTGGAACCCTGACGAGCCCGACAAGAAGCCCTACACGCAGAACTATGAAGTGGACCTGGACGACTGCGCGCCGATGGTTCTCGACGCCCTGCTCAAAATCAAAAACGAAATGGACCCGACGCTTACATTCAGACGCTCGTGCCGCGAGGGCGTCTGTGGCTCTTGCGCCATGAACATCGACGGTGTTAACACTCTTGCGTGCATCAGTCACATCGACACCAATGTCTCGAAGCCGTCCAAGATTTACCCGCTACCTCATATGTACGTAGTGAAGGATTTGGTTCCTGATCTGACAAACTTCTACCGTCAGTACCAGTCGATAGAGCCGTGGCTGCAGCG from Anticarsia gemmatalis isolate Benzon Research Colony breed Stoneville strain chromosome 24, ilAntGemm2 primary, whole genome shotgun sequence encodes the following:
- the LOC142983452 gene encoding uncharacterized protein LOC142983452 produces the protein MPLLRLTTGTFGQLRTFATSPALGKRVKTFAVYRWNPDEPDKKPYTQNYEVDLDDCAPMVLDALLKIKNEMDPTLTFRRSCREGVCGSCAMNIDGVNTLACISHIDTNVSKPSKIYPLPHMYVVKDLVPDLTNFYRQYQSIEPWLQRENEAAKGKESPLLQDVEDRAKLDGLYECVLCACCSTSCPSYWWNGDKYLGPAVLMQAYRWIIDSRDDATAKRLSKLKDTYSVYRCHTIMNCTRTCPKGLNPGRAIAQIKTLLSGLVKKQPPIMDPAGLEKQTAHN